The Drosophila nasuta strain 15112-1781.00 chromosome 2R, ASM2355853v1, whole genome shotgun sequence genome segment GTGGGATCGGGACAAATTGGTGCTTCAATGGGCAACCATGTGCAAGGCAAGGGTACACCACCACCAGTTGGCCCAGGACCGCCACCACCACAAGGCAGTGGGTCGCCACGTCCCTTAAATTATCTGAAGCAGCATTTACAGCACAAAGGTGGCTACGGTGCCAACCCAGCGGCGCCACAACCCCAAGGCTACGGCAATGGACCGACTGCCATGCATCCGACCATGCCAATGGGTCCACCTCATCATATGGGTCCGCCACAAAGCATGGGTCCACCGACCAGTACGCCGCCGCAGTCGATGATGGGCGCACAGGCGGGCAACGAGAGTGGCCCAGAGCATATATCGCAAGATAATGGAATCAGTTCGTCGGGACCCGCATCGGGCTTGCATGCCGTTACCGCTGTGGTTACAACTGGCCCCGATGGTACACCAATGGATGAAGTTAGTCAACAGAGCACGCTCTCGAATGCTTCAGCTGGTGAgtacacaaatttaatttgcatgtGTTCTCTTGTATTAACCATGTTTTGTCTTAACAGCATCTGGCGAAGATCCACAATGTACTACACCAAAGTCGCGCAAACATGATCCATATAGCCAAAGTCATTTAGCACCACCAAGCACATCTCCACATCCAGCTGTCATGCATGGAGGCGGTGGTCCGTCTGGCGAGGAGTACGACATGAATTCACCACCCAATTGGCCGCGACCAGCTGCTGGTTCGGTATGTCTCTATCACTACTACTTGTATTTCGATTTCTATTGCTGGCAATATTAATGACAAACCATTTTCCGTTCACAGCAGGTGTTCAACAGTCATGTTCCTGTCCAACAAGAACCATTTCGTAGCACGATTACGACAACAAAGAAGTCAGATTCACTTTGCAAGCTATACGAGATGGATGACAATCCGGATAGACGGGGTTGGCTAGACAAGCTGCGATCCTTCATGGAGGAACGTCGAACGCCAATTACGGCGTGTCCGACCATCTCTAAACAGCCACTCGATTTATATAGGTTATACATTTATGTAAAAGAACGTGGCGGATTCGTCGAGGTATGCAAGGTGCCGTAGTAACTCCTTTTACTAACTTCTTTTTAGATTTACTAGCAAAACCAAATCAAACAAACCAAAATTAGTGTACAAccaaccaaaccaaaccaccaaaaaaaaacaccaccAAACCAAAGTAAAATAATGTAGCTAACAcctcaacaacaattatatataaaaacatcTCTTAGTGTCCAACAATTGAAAAGTCAACCGAACCACAAATTTATCCAAACGCACGTTATCCTCCAACAACATTCAATCTCTTGTTtaaagtctgtttcactcttgttgaagttgaagttaaTTCCGAATCTTGATAGTTCTATTCATTTGATTGCATGCGTTTCCTCTTATTCGACTGCATGTCTGGTTGTTTTTTAAGAGACTTTGaatatttaacttaaaattaaattcgttTAAATTGGTGttacttttcttatttattcattcaaaatgaatatatttcttataaagGATGTTTTTAGTTGTAtagattctttttttttttcgttcaaGTTCAGATTACCAAGTTGTTTAGCTACCATAGGAAACATTTCGATCTTATCCTACAttcctttgtttttgtttacaaagTACTAGTAAATTTTTGGCCTTCCCCATATTTCAAACTTTCTTACTAACACATTTAACtatcattattaattttgaatgcggCATTCACATGCAACTGTTTGCTtgtcattttatttgatatctTCTCCTTTTCCTAATTAATGATTAATTCCAATTATTTGACATTTGTGTTATGTTTATAAATGAGTACGCacattttcattgtttgttCACTAGGTGACTAAGAGCAAAACATGGAAGGATATAGCTGGTCTGCTCGGCATCGGTGCTAGCAGCAGCGCTGCCTACACACTTCGCAAGCATTATACCAAGAATCTGTTGGCATTCGAGTGTCACTTTGATCGAGGCGACATCGATCCGTTGCCTATCATCCAGCAAGTTGAGGCCGGTAGCAAGAAAAAGACAACGAAGGCAGCATCTGTGCCATCACCAGGTAAGTGCTCAACATAAATGTAGTCTACTCAATCATATTCCAATAGAAAGATCTCATATCAATGGTCAGATTGTGCTATCAAGATGCTAACGTCACCAGCGATCAACTCGAATCCAGGTTTAACTTACTACAAAGTTACATTTAGTCACGCCTTAAGTAAAGCATCTTCTCAGTATTGGAATCGGATAATTAGTCCGCTTAGTCACTTTAAACACTCTAGATAGGATGCCACTCTTTAAGCTTGATAGATGTGCCGTTACCACCTCTGAACACTATTAAAactcatttttgtttacttataTTTTCGAACCAAACGGTGGTGGTCATTTGGACGCTGGAACCACAAATTCTACAGGATCATCGAACTCGCAGGACTCTTTCCCGGCTCCACCTGGCGGTGCACCGAACACAGCTATCGATGGTTATACGGGATACACTGGCGGTGGCGCTTATCCAACACCTTCTGGGCCTCAACCGGACTACGGTGCAGCTGGGCAAATGCAAAGGCCACCGTCGCAAAACAATCCGCAGGCACCGCATCCTGGTAAGCACTACGATGccataatatataataactaattGGAAATGCATAGGAGTACATGTGTATACACACATCTagtgagtgtgtatgtatgtgtatggaTAATTTATAATGCTTTTTTCGTTGTAATATTACAATTGTCCCCCTTTCTCATTCAGTTGTTAAAATGTGTATTGCAACTAGATAATGTACATTTATATGGATATATGCACTGCAtatatatatccatatacattttattgtattatttgtttttgttgcctaacttttaaattatttttgttgtttttaaactATGCGTATTAATTTGATGTGTGtcatttgtttattcatttttatgttgGTTACGTATAAAATGGGCGCActactaaaaaacaaaacaaacaatcaaaaaatcaaataattccATCACCACCAACAAACATCACCTGACACTACAATCAAACCACATCTCCATCGCAAAATAATCAAACTCTTCGAATTGGCTCAACATGAACAAACAACTTAACTCCATATgctactacaactacaacaaaaaccaacaaacaaacaactgtttatattatgtttatactgtgtcattcattcatttcttcATCAATCCATCCATATCCATCACGAATGCCGCTTGTTGCCGATATTCAGGCACTCAAAATCAAACAGCCGCCGCTGTTGTTACCGGTGATAACATAAATGTGAGCAATCCCTTTGAAGATCCAATTGCTGGCGGTGGGGCTGCTGGTggtgctgctgccgctgcagctgcagctgctgcctctgTTGGTGTTGGTGGACCATCACATGGTGCTCCACCACCGCCCCCACATTCACCGCACACAGCGCCACAATCAAACAATCAACACCACCAACAAGGCATTCCAACACAGTTGCCGCCACcatcacaacagcaaccaccGGCGCCACCACCGCAGCAACATGGTCCGCCATCGACGCAGCATGCGCGCCCTGCAGCTGGAGTACCTTATCCACCAGGTAGCTCTGGGTATCCAACGCCTGTGTCTAGAACGCCAGGTACATTCatcttcttttctttatttttatattcttttttatattggcattttcatttcgattacaaatttcaataataacacaatattaattatatattattattaacaataaattggtCTGCATGTGGgacttttattttaagtaattgcTTCTCAACCCAAAACTTACATTTTATTCATCATTGCCAGTATCAGTTCATTTATCATGTCGTTAACCATGTTATCACTTTGTTGTATTAAACAACTTGAAAATTGAATgcttatttgtaaataattatgtGTTACTTTACAAATAACCTGTGAAtgctattttaatttgtaatttgtctCTAATCTGTTatctttttgttgtgtatatTGTATAACAATCTATgtcgtttttaatttttgtccTGTCAAACAAGTATTGAGAGAAAGGCAACTCAAACTATGGTTTcccattattattgtataatttatgaattgtatttatattgtcTATATGCTATGGAAATATTATAAGTTATATACTATTCTGTTAAAGCACTGCTAATGAAGAAACATATTTAGTAATAGCctcttaaattatatatttcatttctaCTGTTTGTGTATGATTCCCCCTTGTTTTATGCgatataaaattaagaatattcCTATCATTATTTTAGGTTCACCGTATCCAACACAACCTGGTGCTTATGGTCAATATGGTTCGGGCGATCAGTATAATGCGGCTGGGCCACCGGGTCAGCAGTTTGGACCAAATCAGGGACAATATCCGCCGCAGAATCGCAATATGTACCCTCCTTATGGGCCAGAAGGGGAAGCGTGAGTGCACAATTCATATTCATACTTCAATCTAATACACCCACGACacaaacacccacacactAACACAACTGTACTGTTTTAATCGTATTTAAGAAAAGAaagatattatttttgcaaaattataaattattaaaaatgtattttcttttttcttttccctAACAGCCCTCCAGCTGGTGCTAATCAGTACGGTCCGTATGGAAATCGACCTTACAGTCAAGCACCACCCGGTGGACCGCAGCCACCGACGCAAGCCGTTGCGGGGGGACCGCCAGCAAGCGGAGCGCCCGGCGCGCCACCAAATAGCGGTTATGCACCCGGCACTCCCAACCAGCAGGATTATTACAGGCCTCCAGATCAAGTAAGTAACAACGGGGAATGCGGAATGGAACATAAATTACCTTCAATTCTGTTTTTTACAGAGTCCCCAGCCGCGACGACATCCTGATTTTATAAAAGACTCGCAGCCCTATTCTGGCTATGCGGCGAGGCCCCAGCTCTATGGTTAGTATTtctattgaaatatttctgGTTGTGTATTTAAACTGACCTTTGCTACTCCCAATATCAGGTGGTTGGCAAGGTGGAAACCAACAATATCGTGCTCAGTATCCCACATCGTCAGCGCCACAGTCCTGGGGCAATGCACCACCTCGAGGTGCTGCTCCACCTGGAGGACCACATGGTCCACACGGCCAGCAGCCCGCAGGCGTGGCACAGTGGGAGCAACATCGTTATCCACCACAACAGCCTCCACCACcaccgcagcaacagcaaccgccgTACCAGCAGGGCGCACCTCccgggcaacagcaacagcagacgcCGCCACAATGGGCGCAAATAAATGCGACGCCACCACAGGCGAATATAGCGCAACCAGGCTCATCGTTGCGTCCGCCTCTTGGAGGtgctcaacagcagcaacaacgactaCCCAGCGGAGTGCCCGTCATGtcaccacaacagcaacagggaCAAACGTTACCACAGCCACCACACAGCAATGTGCCACCATCGAGTATGCCGCCCGTGGCCGGAGGTTTGGCGAAACCTCCTTATGCTATGCCACCGCCATCGCAAGCTGGAGGCGTTCTACCCGGTGTACCAATGGCTGGCACCCCGCCTGGGAGCATGATTCCGCAAAAGCAGCCACCGATCGTTGGACAGGGCATGCAGCCGACGCAACCACCACACCAGATGCCAAACCAGCAGCCAGTCTATGCGCCTCAGGTTCCTGGTGCGCCTGGCTCCCAGCTTGTGAAAAAGGAGCTCATCTTTCCGCATGACAGCGTGGAGTCAACGACACCTGTGCTTTATCGTCGCAAGCGATTGACCAAAGCTGATGTTTGTCCTGTGGATCCGTGGCGGATTTTCATGGCTATGCGTTCGGGTCTACTCACCGAGTGCACATGGGCATTGGATGTGCTGAATGTGCTGCTTTTTGATGATGCCACCGTACAATTCTTTGGCATATCAAATTTGCCTGGCTTGTTAACGCTGCTGCTAGAACACTTTCAGAAGAATCTTGCTGAAATGTTTGACGAACGTGGCGAGGAGTCGATCGATGAGGCCGATGATGATGCCGACAGTGGCACCGTCATTTCGCTACAGGCCGAGGATCGGTTGAGGCGACGACAGCCTCGCTGTGTGCGCAGCATATGCAGCTACAACCGTCGCAGACACTATGAGAATATGGATGTGAAACGCGGTGGTCGTAGCGAGGATTCCGATGACGCGGACGAGGGCATCGATTTGGGTCAAGTTCGTGTGCAGCCCAACCCTGAAGAGCGTTCACTACTTCTGTCATTCACGCCTAACTACACAATGGTGACGCGGAAAGGAGTTCCCGTGCGGATTCAGACAGCCGATCACGATATCTTCGTGGATGAGCGCCAGAAAGCGTGGGATATTgacacaaataaattgtacGAACAGCTGGAGCCAGTTGGCAGCAATGCTTGGACATATGGGTTTACGGAACCCGATCCACTCGATGGCATTATCGATGTGTTCAAATCGGAGATTGTTAACATTCCATTTGCGCGATACGTACGTACTAAACACAAGGGCAAATCCACGGAGGAGAGCGCACAGAAAACGAATAGCCTCAGACCCCAAGACGAGGAGACGTCGGCGGCCACGATCAAGCAGGAGGAcaccaccaacagcagcagccccGAGGATAGCAGTTTGCTCCAGCAGACGTACAACAAGAAGCGACGACTGGTTAGCAGTAGTGGCACAACAGCCTGTGTCGAACTGAAAAAGTCCAAATTGGAGGATGAATTCGCACAGCCAGTGCTTGAGGTGAAGAAGGAACCGGAGAGTGATacggcagcagcaggaacGGCGGACAGTGATTGCCGACCCGTTGATATGGAGATCGAATcaccgcaacagcaacgtctGACAAATGGAGTCGCCCCGCAGCCTAAGGGATTTGATCCCAAGTCAACAGTGCGCGATGAAGCGCATGTGCTGCAACGACGTCGTGACTCAAGCTTCGAGGATGAATGCTATACGCGAGATGAAGCATCCTTATACCTGGTTAACGATAGCCAGGACTCTCTGGCACGTCGCTGCATTGCGCTCTCGAATATCTTTCGCAATTTGACATTTGTGCCCGGCAACGAGACGGTGTTAGCCAAGTCGACACGGTTTCTGGCCGTACTCGGTCGCCTGCTGCTGTTAAATCACGATCATTTGCGACGCACACCCAAGACCCGCAACTATGATCGTGAGGAGGACTCAGATTTTACCGACTCCTGCAGCTCCCTTCAGGGTGAACGGGAATGGTGGTGGGAATACTTGATTACCATTCGCGAAAATATGCTCGTGTCCATGGCTAATATAGCTGGTCACTTGGAGCTATCGCGCTATGATGAATTGATTGCGCGCCCACTCATCGATGGACTGCTTCACTGGGCGGTTTGCCCGAGTGCACACGGCCAGGATCCGTTCCCATCGTGTGGTCCCAACTCGGCGTTATCGCCACAACGACTTGCACTGGAAGCGCTTTGCAAACTGTGTGTTACAGACGCGAATGTGGATTTGGTAATTGCGACGCCCCCATTTTCACGGCTGGAAAAACTATGCGCTGTGCTGACGCGACACTTGTGCCGGAATGAGGATCAAGTGCTGCGCGAGTTCTCCGTCAATTTGCTACACTACCTGGCCGCAGCAGACAGTGCCATGGCACGGACTGTGGCCCTGCAGTCGCCTTGCATTTCTTATTTGGTGGCATTCATTGAGCAGGCAGAGCAAACAGCTTTGGGCGTGGCCAATCAACATGGCATCAACTATCTGCGCGAGAATCCTGATTCTATGGGCACCAGCTTGGACATGCTGAGGCGAGCAGCTGGCACATTACTGCATTTGGCCAAGCATCCAGATAATAGATCTCTGTTTATGCAGCAGGAGCAGCGACTGCTTGGACTTGTTATGTCGCACATATTGGATCAGCAAGTAGCATTGATTATATCGAGAGTTCTGTATCAAGTATCCCGCGGCACAGGCCCCATGCACTCGGTTGAGTACCGGTTGCTTcagcagcgtcaacagcaacaacaacgttccAGCCTTGCCGCAACTGAGAAACCAAtagcgccaacaacaactacatcagcagcaacaccagGAGCTggagcatcaacagcagcaggagttgCATCCGGTGCAAGTGTAGTGAAAAGCGAGACGAATGTGCAACCAGATCAACCTGTTGTTGATGCGAAGCCTACGGCAACTGCTGCAGTCACAACGGCAACAATAGCTGTGATCAACGAtgacagcagcaatagcagccAACAACTGCCGCCAGCGGCAACATTCAATGa includes the following:
- the LOC132786700 gene encoding trithorax group protein osa isoform X8 — encoded protein: MNEKIKSPSAQGASGGPGPVASGAPGSGGAAPPGGAGGGATPPTSGPPTPNNGSDAIIQQSGGTVPHPYGGPPPGSAPGAPPDPAAVMSHYHHLHQQQQQQQPQHPQQGPPMPPHMQHHGGPPPGGPQGPLPLPGGPEHTPGGVKDEYGSAHLPPPPQHQHAHPAYARYHAGDPNIDPYRYGHAPAQQPPPGSKPPPHQQQQQQQQQPPGAGGSPNRPPQQRYIPGQPPQGPTPTLNSLLQSSNPPPPPQHRYANNYDSQQVANAAAAAAAAQQQQQQQQQQHQQNAQQQAAGPPPPLPGHGPPPPQHQPYGGQQGGWAPPPRPYSPQLGPSQQYRTPPPQNTSRGQSPYPSAHSQNSGSYPSSPQQQQQQQQQAQQQQAAQQSGAPGAPGAPPPGPSQQQQQQQQQNTPPTSQYSPYPQRYPTPPGLPASGPNHRTAYTTHQYSEPNRPWPGGSSPSPGPGHPLPPASPHHAPLQQPPTPHSAGGGPPPSSSPGHAPSPSPQPSQASPSPHQELIGQNSNDSSSGGAHSGMGSGPPGTPNPQQVMRPTPSPTGSSGSRSMSPAVAQNHPISRPASNQSSSGGPMQQPTVVAGPPPMPPHGLPGGPPSQQQSQQQQASNSASSASNSPQQTPPPAPPPNQNVNNMATPPPPQGSTGGYPIPQHMHGSYKMGGPGQSPGAQGYPPQQYPQGNYPPRPQYPAGAYGTGPPPPPSSQATGGANNMSSSAQSGYPRSMPNHSGGSPHPQYPPYQWVPPSPQQPGVGSGQIGASMGNHVQGKGTPPPVGPGPPPPQGSGSPRPLNYLKQHLQHKGGYGANPAAPQPQGYGNGPTAMHPTMPMGPPHHMGPPQSMGPPTSTPPQSMMGAQAGNESGPEHISQDNGISSSGPASGLHAVTAVVTTGPDGTPMDEVSQQSTLSNASAASGEDPQCTTPKSRKHDPYSQSHLAPPSTSPHPAVMHGGGGPSGEEYDMNSPPNWPRPAAGSVFNSHVPVQQEPFRSTITTTKKSDSLCKLYEMDDNPDRRGWLDKLRSFMEERRTPITACPTISKQPLDLYRLYIYVKERGGFVEVTKSKTWKDIAGLLGIGASSSAAYTLRKHYTKNLLAFECHFDRGDIDPLPIIQQVEAGSKKKTTKAASVPSPDCAIKMLTSPAINSNPGGGHLDAGTTNSTGSSNSQDSFPAPPGGAPNTAIDGYTGYTGGGAYPTPSGPQPDYGAAGQMQRPPSQNNPQAPHPGSPYPTQPGAYGQYGSGDQYNAAGPPGQQFGPNQGQYPPQNRNMYPPYGPEGEAPPAGANQYGPYGNRPYSQAPPGGPQPPTQAVAGGPPASGAPGAPPNSGYAPGTPNQQDYYRPPDQSPQPRRHPDFIKDSQPYSGYAARPQLYGGWQGGNQQYRAQYPTSSAPQSWGNAPPRGAAPPGGPHGPHGQQPAGVAQWEQHRYPPQQPPPPPQQQQPPYQQGAPPGQQQQQTPPQWAQINATPPQANIAQPGSSLRPPLGGAQQQQQRLPSGVPVMSPQQQQGQTLPQPPHSNVPPSSMPPVAGGLAKPPYAMPPPSQAGGVLPGVPMAGTPPGSMIPQKQPPIVGQGMQPTQPPHQMPNQQPVYAPQVPGAPGSQLVKKELIFPHDSVESTTPVLYRRKRLTKADVCPVDPWRIFMAMRSGLLTECTWALDVLNVLLFDDATVQFFGISNLPGLLTLLLEHFQKNLAEMFDERGEESIDEADDDADSGTVISLQAEDRLRRRQPRCVRSICSYNRRRHYENMDVKRGGRSEDSDDADEGIDLGQVRVQPNPEERSLLLSFTPNYTMVTRKGVPVRIQTADHDIFVDERQKAWDIDTNKLYEQLEPVGSNAWTYGFTEPDPLDGIIDVFKSEIVNIPFARYVRTKHKGKSTEESAQKTNSLRPQDEETSAATIKQEDTTNSSSPEDSSLLQQTYNKKRRLVSSSGTTACVELKKSKLEDEFAQPVLEVKKEPESDTAAAGTADSDCRPVDMEIESPQQQRLTNGVAPQPKGFDPKSTVRDEAHVLQRRRDSSFEDECYTRDEASLYLVNDSQDSLARRCIALSNIFRNLTFVPGNETVLAKSTRFLAVLGRLLLLNHDHLRRTPKTRNYDREEDSDFTDSCSSLQGEREWWWEYLITIRENMLVSMANIAGHLELSRYDELIARPLIDGLLHWAVCPSAHGQDPFPSCGPNSALSPQRLALEALCKLCVTDANVDLVIATPPFSRLEKLCAVLTRHLCRNEDQVLREFSVNLLHYLAAADSAMARTVALQSPCISYLVAFIEQAEQTALGVANQHGINYLRENPDSMGTSLDMLRRAAGTLLHLAKHPDNRSLFMQQEQRLLGLVMSHILDQQVALIISRVLYQVSRGTGPMHSVEYRLLQQRQQQQQRSSLAATEKPIAPTTTTSAATPGAGASTAAGVASGASVVKSETNVQPDQPVVDAKPTATAAVTTATIAVINDDSSNSSQQLPPAATFNDVSNSSTNSNSCGTVSSNQTNTSSLGSNSQTTLNNLVTQSEQQQQQPLGKTAPSAVATTSPLSASNLGNLNVAAATAANSAPPAPVAQPAAPPPTNANTTAAVA
- the LOC132786700 gene encoding trithorax group protein osa isoform X4, which encodes MNEKIKSPSAQGASGGPGPVASGAPGSGGAAPPGGAGGGATPPTSGPPTPNNGSDAIIQQSGGTVPHPYGGPPPGSAPGAPPDPAAVMSHYHHLHQQQQQQQPQHPQQGPPMPPHMQHHGGPPPGGPQGPLPLPGGPEHTPGGVKDEYGSAHLPPPPQHQHAHPAYARYHAGDPNIDPYRYGHAPAQQPPPGSKPPPHQQQQQQQQQPPGAGGSPNRPPQQRYIPGQPPQGPTPTLNSLLQSSNPPPPPQHRYANNYDSQQVANAAAAAAAAQQQQQQQQQQHQQNAQQQAAGPPPPLPGHGPPPPQHQPYGGQQGGWAPPPRPYSPQLGPSQQYRTPPPQNTSRGQSPYPSAHSQNSGSYPSSPQQQQQQQQQAQQQQAAQQSGAPGAPGAPPPGPSQQQQQQQQQNTPPTSQYSPYPQRYPTPPGLPASGPNHRTAYTTHQYSEPNRPWPGGSSPSPGPGHPLPPASPHHAPLQQPPTPHSAGGGPPPSSSPGHAPSPSPQPSQASPSPHQELIGQNSNDSSSGGAHSGMGSGPPGTPNPQQVMRPTPSPTGSSGSRSMSPAVAQNHPISRPASNQSSSGGPMQQPTVVAGPPPMPPHGLPGGPPSQQQSQQQQASNSASSASNSPQQTPPPAPPPNQNVNNMATPPPPQGSTGGYPIPQHMHGSYKMGGPGQSPGAQGYPPQQYPQGNYPPRPQYPAGAYGTGPPPPPSSQATGGANNMSSSAQSGYPRSMPNHSGGSPHPQYPPYQWVPPSPQQPGVGSGQIGASMGNHVQGKGTPPPVGPGPPPPQGSGSPRPLNYLKQHLQHKGGYGANPAAPQPQGYGNGPTAMHPTMPMGPPHHMGPPQSMGPPTSTPPQSMMGAQAGNESGPEHISQDNGISSSGPASGLHAVTAVVTTGPDGTPMDEVSQQSTLSNASAASGEDPQCTTPKSRKHDPYSQSHLAPPSTSPHPAVMHGGGGPSGEEYDMNSPPNWPRPAAGSVFNSHVPVQQEPFRSTITTTKKSDSLCKLYEMDDNPDRRGWLDKLRSFMEERRTPITACPTISKQPLDLYRLYIYVKERGGFVEVTKSKTWKDIAGLLGIGASSSAAYTLRKHYTKNLLAFECHFDRGDIDPLPIIQQVEAGSKKKTTKAASVPSPDCAIKMLTSPAINSNPGGGHLDAGTTNSTGSSNSQDSFPAPPGGAPNTAIDGYTGYTGGGAYPTPSGPQPDYGAAGQMQRPPSQNNPQAPHPGTQNQTAAAVVTGDNINVSNPFEDPIAGGGAAGGAAAAAAAAAASVGVGGPSHGAPPPPPHSPHTAPQSNNQHHQQGIPTQLPPPSQQQPPAPPPQQHGPPSTQHARPAAGVPYPPGSSGYPTPVSRTPGSPYPTQPGAYGQYGSGDQYNAAGPPGQQFGPNQGQYPPQNRNMYPPYGPEGEAPPAGANQYGPYGNRPYSQAPPGGPQPPTQAVAGGPPASGAPGAPPNSGYAPGTPNQQDYYRPPDQSPQPRRHPDFIKDSQPYSGYAARPQLYGGWQGGNQQYRAQYPTSSAPQSWGNAPPRGAAPPGGPHGPHGQQPAGVAQWEQHRYPPQQPPPPPQQQQPPYQQGAPPGQQQQQTPPQWAQINATPPQANIAQPGSSLRPPLGGAQQQQQRLPSGVPVMSPQQQQGQTLPQPPHSNVPPSSMPPVAGGLAKPPYAMPPPSQAGGVLPGVPMAGTPPGSMIPQKQPPIVGQGMQPTQPPHQMPNQQPVYAPQVPGAPGSQLVKKELIFPHDSVESTTPVLYRRKRLTKADVCPVDPWRIFMAMRSGLLTECTWALDVLNVLLFDDATVQFFGISNLPGLLTLLLEHFQKNLAEMFDERGEESIDEADDDADSGTVISLQAEDRLRRRQPRCVRSICSYNRRRHYENMDVKRGGRSEDSDDADEGIDLGQVRVQPNPEERSLLLSFTPNYTMVTRKGVPVRIQTADHDIFVDERQKAWDIDTNKLYEQLEPVGSNAWTYGFTEPDPLDGIIDVFKSEIVNIPFARYVRTKHKGKSTEESAQKTNSLRPQDEETSAATIKQEDTTNSSSPEDSSLLQQTYNKKRRLVSSSGTTACVELKKSKLEDEFAQPVLEVKKEPESDTAAAGTADSDCRPVDMEIESPQQQRLTNGVAPQPKGFDPKSTVRDEAHVLQRRRDSSFEDECYTRDEASLYLVNDSQDSLARRCIALSNIFRNLTFVPGNETVLAKSTRFLAVLGRLLLLNHDHLRRTPKTRNYDREEDSDFTDSCSSLQGEREWWWEYLITIRENMLVSMANIAGHLELSRYDELIARPLIDGLLHWAVCPSAHGQDPFPSCGPNSALSPQRLALEALCKLCVTDANVDLVIATPPFSRLEKLCAVLTRHLCRNEDQVLREFSVNLLHYLAAADSAMARTVALQSPCISYLVAFIEQAEQTALGVANQHGINYLRENPDSMGTSLDMLRRAAGTLLHLAKHPDNRSLFMQQEQRLLGLVMSHILDQQVALIISRVLYQVSRGTGPMHSVEYRLLQQRQQQQQRSSLAATEKPIAPTTTTSAATPGAGASTAAGVASGASVVKSETNVQPDQPVVDAKPTATAAVTTATIAVINDDSSNSSQQLPPAATFNDVSNSSTNSNSCGTVSSNQTNTSSLGSNSQTTLNNLVTQSEQQQQQPLGKTAPSAVATTSPLSASNLGNLNVAAATAANSAPPAPVAQPAAPPPTNANTTAAVA